One window from the genome of Treponema sp. OMZ 838 encodes:
- the rbfA gene encoding 30S ribosome-binding factor RbfA produces MSEFRLDKLAEQIREEISQLIFSGKIKDPRVSNFLSINRVEVSGDLAYAKVYVSSFMDTHKTKQGVRGLENAAGFIRTSLAKKLHIHQCPQFTFIYDESIEEGFNMVKKLEALEAASDSGNNAQK; encoded by the coding sequence ATGAGTGAGTTCCGTTTGGATAAACTCGCGGAGCAAATCCGCGAGGAAATTTCTCAGTTGATTTTTTCAGGGAAGATAAAAGATCCGCGCGTTTCCAACTTTCTTTCGATAAACAGAGTAGAAGTGTCCGGCGACCTTGCGTACGCAAAGGTGTATGTTTCCAGCTTTATGGATACGCATAAGACAAAGCAGGGCGTTCGGGGTTTGGAAAACGCGGCGGGATTTATCCGCACAAGCTTGGCAAAAAAGCTGCATATCCATCAGTGTCCTCAGTTTACCTTTATCTATGACGAAAGTATCGAAGAGGGCTTTAATATGGTGAAAAAACTTGAAGCCTTAGAAGCCGCCTCGGATTCCGGGAACAATGCCCAAAAGTGA